In Leguminivora glycinivorella isolate SPB_JAAS2020 chromosome 11, LegGlyc_1.1, whole genome shotgun sequence, a single window of DNA contains:
- the LOC125231417 gene encoding uncharacterized protein LOC125231417: MSEEAIKELVRQRGTYKGRVTKYKDYLSVIQQIDRSNITLVQIKELSLRLARLQTLFSEFDSVQTQIEMKSSKLEEQMEERDNMETQFISLISATQEIIDSHPSNSDHGSEVARTAQSSLETGSVSKIRLPTISLPSFDGNYLKWLEFRDTFEAMIHVNESIPDINKYHYLRSSLEGSASVVIKSLEFTAKNYKMAWELLCERYDNKNLLINNHMKALFNIDQQTRESHRSIRYLIDHVTKNLSALKSLGRPTESWDDVIIYLVASKLDPTTSRKWEEYKADLTDMPTLPEFLKFLRSRADVLETMVACRSDKPAENKYLQPKTTKAFVAAASTSQKQETHSNKSTKSPPTCPVCHGAHRISECVKFKAMNVESRSSEVLKLNLCLNCLRRGHNVEQCRLVGSCQVCKERHNTLLHKYSQSLSLQADNKTAGPTPVISAASACAANETADREGTFWWDGP; encoded by the exons ATGTCAGAGGAAGCTATAAAAGAATTAGTACGTCAAAGAGGTACCTATAAGGGTCGTGTGACGAAATATAAGGATTACCTTTCCGTTATACAACAAATTGACCGTTCAAACATAACTTTAGTACAAATTAAAGAGTTAAGTCTTCGTTTGGCTAGATTACAAAcattattttcagaatttgattCCGTTCAAACACAAATTGAAATGAAAAGTAGTAAGTTAGAAGAACAGATGGAAGAAAGGGACAACATGGAAACGCAGTTCATTTCTCTCATCTCAGCCACCCAAGAAATAATTGATTCCCATCCGAGTAATAGTGACCATGGTTCCGAGGTTGCCCGAACAGCCCAATCGAGTCTCGAAACGGGCTCTGTCAGTAAAATACGTTTACCAACCATTTCTCTCCCGTCTTTTGATGGAAACTACTTAAAATGGTTGGAATTTCGCGACACCTTCGAAGCCATGATCCATGTGAACGAATCCATCCctgacataaataaatatcattatttaCGCTCCTCTTTAGAGGGCAGTGCCAGTGTCGTAATAAAATCGCTTGAGTTTACGGCTAAGAATTATAAAATGGCATGGGAATTACTGTGCGAGCGATATGATAATAAAAATCTGCTTATAAATAATCACATGAAGGCATTATTTAACATAGATCAGCAGACTCGTGAGTCACATCGGTCAATTCGGTATCTTATTGATCACGTTACTAAAAACCTAAGCGCCCTTAAATCTTTAGGCCGCCCGACTGAGTCATGGGATGACGTAATCATATACTTGGTCGCTAGTAAATTGGACCCCACTACGTCTAGAAAGTGGGAAGAATATAAGGCCGATTTAACAGATATGCCTACATTACCTGAGTTCTTGAAGTTTTTACGCAGTCGGGCCGATGTACTTGAGACAATGGTAGCTTGCAGGAGCGATAAACCAGCcgaaaataaatacctacagcCTAAAACTACTAAGGCGTTTGTCGCTGCTGCAAGTACATCTCAAAAACAAGAAACGCACTCTAATAAGAGTACTAAGTCGCCGCCGACATGCCCAGTATGTCACGGCGCGCATAGGATCTCGGAGTGTGTCAAGTTCAAGGCCATGAACGTTGAAAGTAGGTCAAGCGAGGTCTTGAAGTTAAATCTTTGCTTGAACTGCTTGAGGCGTGGTCATAACGTCGAGCAATGCCGTCTAGTAGGTTCGTGTCAAGTCTGTAAGGAAAGACATAACACATTATTACATAAATATAGTCAATCATTATCCTTACAGGCAGATAACAAAACAGCTGGGCCGACGCCCGTCATTAGCGCGGCCAGCGCGTGCGCCGCGAATGAGACAGCTGACCGGGAG GGCACTTTCTGGTGGGACGGCCCATGA